One Flagellimonas sp. CMM7 genomic region harbors:
- the rnr gene encoding ribonuclease R — protein MSKKKKRTRSQRKNEITKGIFTVLEKEPSKSFNYKQIAAKLGITDTQDRNELIKRLGQLKSTDRIIEEERGKFKKKPSLHTYFTGKVDLTSSGNAYIVVDELDDDIFVPYNRLNRALHGDSVEVFLKPRRNGKKPEGEIAKILERKKTSYVGIVDKQKTFAFVRPSDSRMYKDIFIPMEKLNKAEDGDKVLVDLGDWPKDADSPYGEVTQILGKPGEHNTEIHSILAEYGLPYEFPYEVEQFAQTLDTSIKESEISKRRDMRNVLTFTIDPKDAKDFDDALSFQKLENGNFEIGIHIADVSHYLQPNTILEDEAYERATSVYLVDRVVPMLPEVLSNNACSLRPNEEKYTFSAIFEMDEKSNLINQWFGRTVINSNERFAYEEAQHIIETEQATIPEDISIREGSYEVSRDVVEATLTFNKLAKIMRKKRMDDGAISFDKIEVRFNLSENNEPEGVYFKEAKDANKLIEEFMLLANKKVAEFIGKQKKTFVYRIHDRPDEDKLIALNGVISKFGHSINLKDKKSINSSLNQLLQDVKGKKEQNLVDTLTIRSMSKAIYTTENIGHYGLGFEYYSHFTSPIRRYPDVMVHRLLQHYLDGGKPPQQALYEEKCKHSSSMELLASSAERDSIKYMQIKFMEDHKDSEFLGVISGVTEWGIYVEIVENKCEGMVRIRDIKDDYYTFDDRQFAIIGERSKRMYQLGDEVMVMVKNTDLIKRHLDFSLIGKKQ, from the coding sequence ATGTCAAAGAAAAAGAAGAGGACAAGAAGTCAAAGAAAGAACGAGATAACAAAAGGCATTTTTACAGTATTAGAAAAAGAACCCTCCAAAAGCTTTAATTATAAACAAATAGCTGCTAAACTTGGTATTACAGATACTCAGGACAGAAATGAATTAATAAAACGATTAGGGCAACTTAAATCAACGGACAGAATTATAGAAGAAGAACGCGGAAAGTTTAAAAAGAAACCTTCACTCCATACATATTTTACTGGAAAGGTTGATTTGACCTCTAGCGGAAATGCTTATATCGTTGTTGATGAACTGGATGATGATATATTTGTTCCGTATAATCGCTTAAACAGAGCTTTACATGGTGACAGTGTAGAAGTTTTTCTTAAACCTAGACGTAATGGTAAGAAGCCAGAAGGAGAAATAGCAAAGATTCTAGAACGTAAGAAAACCTCATATGTTGGTATTGTTGATAAACAAAAGACCTTTGCTTTTGTAAGACCATCTGACTCGAGAATGTACAAGGATATATTTATTCCCATGGAGAAGCTTAACAAAGCGGAAGATGGAGATAAAGTTTTAGTTGATTTGGGTGATTGGCCAAAAGATGCTGATTCGCCTTATGGAGAAGTTACTCAAATACTGGGAAAACCGGGAGAACATAATACAGAGATTCATTCAATTCTGGCGGAGTACGGATTACCTTATGAATTTCCTTATGAGGTAGAGCAATTTGCCCAGACTTTGGATACGTCAATAAAAGAATCGGAAATTTCTAAAAGGAGAGACATGAGAAATGTACTCACTTTTACGATTGATCCAAAGGATGCCAAGGATTTTGATGATGCCCTTTCTTTTCAAAAGTTGGAAAATGGGAATTTTGAAATAGGAATTCACATTGCAGATGTATCTCATTATTTACAACCCAATACCATTTTGGAAGATGAAGCTTACGAAAGGGCAACATCGGTCTATTTAGTGGACAGGGTTGTTCCCATGCTTCCAGAAGTTTTATCGAACAACGCGTGTTCCTTGAGACCGAATGAGGAAAAATATACGTTTTCCGCAATTTTTGAAATGGATGAAAAGTCCAATTTAATCAACCAATGGTTTGGAAGAACTGTGATTAATTCAAATGAGCGCTTTGCGTATGAGGAAGCACAACATATTATAGAAACAGAACAGGCGACCATTCCAGAGGATATTTCAATTAGAGAAGGTAGTTATGAAGTTTCTAGGGATGTGGTGGAAGCAACGCTGACTTTTAACAAGCTTGCGAAAATCATGCGAAAAAAACGCATGGATGATGGCGCTATTTCTTTTGATAAAATAGAAGTTAGATTTAACCTTTCTGAAAATAACGAACCAGAAGGTGTGTACTTTAAAGAAGCAAAGGATGCCAATAAACTTATTGAAGAATTTATGCTCTTGGCAAACAAGAAAGTAGCGGAATTTATTGGCAAACAAAAAAAGACTTTTGTTTATCGTATTCATGACCGGCCAGATGAAGATAAATTAATAGCTTTAAATGGAGTCATTTCAAAATTTGGTCATAGTATTAACCTAAAGGATAAAAAGAGTATCAATAGTTCTTTAAATCAGTTACTGCAAGATGTAAAAGGAAAGAAAGAACAGAATTTGGTAGATACATTGACTATCCGTAGTATGAGCAAGGCTATTTACACTACTGAGAATATTGGTCACTATGGATTGGGTTTTGAATATTATAGTCACTTTACATCACCAATAAGAAGATATCCAGATGTAATGGTACATAGATTATTGCAACATTATCTAGATGGTGGAAAACCACCCCAGCAAGCTTTGTATGAAGAAAAATGCAAGCACTCATCAAGTATGGAGTTATTGGCCTCCAGTGCAGAGCGGGATTCCATTAAATATATGCAGATAAAATTCATGGAAGACCATAAGGACAGTGAGTTTTTGGGAGTAATATCAGGTGTAACGGAATGGGGGATTTATGTTGAGATTGTAGAAAATAAATGCGAGGGAATGGTGCGCATACGTGATATAAAAGATGATTATTACACTTTTGATGATAGACAATTTGCAATTATTGGGGAGCGCTCTAAACGAATGTACCAGTTGGGAGATGAAGTAATGGTCATGGTAAAAAACACGGATTTAATCAAACGACATTTGGATTTTTCGTTGATTGGTAAAAAACAGTGA
- a CDS encoding GNAT family N-acetyltransferase — translation MELVTKTFEELSTKELYQILQLRSEVFVVEQDCVYQDVDGKDEKALHVLGIKNKKIVAYTRIFKPGDYFKNPSIGRVVVSKEERKYGYGKVIMEASVNQMNKRFPNNSIELSAQTYLIKFYTDLGFKTLGEEYLEDGIPHIRMIRK, via the coding sequence ATGGAGCTAGTAACAAAAACTTTTGAAGAATTGTCCACAAAAGAACTGTACCAAATCTTGCAGTTGCGAAGCGAAGTTTTTGTAGTGGAGCAGGATTGTGTGTACCAAGATGTGGATGGCAAGGACGAAAAAGCACTACATGTTTTAGGTATTAAAAACAAAAAGATAGTGGCCTACACCCGCATTTTTAAACCTGGTGATTATTTTAAAAATCCGAGCATTGGAAGAGTGGTGGTGAGCAAAGAAGAACGTAAATACGGCTATGGCAAAGTAATTATGGAAGCCTCTGTTAATCAAATGAACAAAAGATTCCCAAATAATTCTATAGAACTTTCAGCACAAACATATCTTATAAAGTTTTATACTGATTTAGGTTTTAAAACTCTTGGCGAAGAATATTTGGAAGATGGCATTCCACACATAAGAATGATTAGAAAGTAA
- a CDS encoding head GIN domain-containing protein, which produces MKIVKVLLLLFSFHALCAQEEKITQELEKFTAVKGFDGLSINLIKSDVNKAVITGANTKKVAIVNNTGVLKLRMEIDKIFSGYRTFIDLYHTEELKIIDVNEDARISCEEPFIQGVLELKAQEGGELVVNCQTEQLLIKAITGGEIAVTGFSNNQDVIINTGGIYNGKAFKTKYTTITVNAGGNAEIYATEYVKANVKAGGEVLVYGNPLKMDEKTVFGGKIKRVN; this is translated from the coding sequence ATGAAAATAGTAAAGGTTTTATTGTTGTTGTTCTCTTTTCATGCGCTATGCGCACAAGAAGAAAAGATTACACAAGAACTTGAAAAGTTTACAGCGGTAAAGGGTTTTGATGGTCTTTCCATTAACCTTATTAAATCTGATGTAAACAAGGCCGTTATAACGGGAGCCAACACCAAAAAAGTGGCCATTGTTAACAATACAGGGGTTTTAAAACTACGGATGGAAATAGATAAAATTTTCAGTGGCTATAGAACATTTATAGATTTATACCATACTGAAGAACTTAAAATAATAGATGTAAACGAGGATGCAAGAATATCATGTGAAGAACCATTTATTCAAGGTGTTTTAGAACTGAAGGCTCAAGAAGGTGGTGAATTGGTGGTGAATTGTCAAACAGAACAGCTGTTAATAAAAGCCATTACTGGTGGAGAGATTGCTGTTACTGGCTTCTCCAATAACCAAGATGTTATTATCAACACAGGAGGAATTTATAACGGAAAAGCCTTTAAAACAAAATACACCACTATAACAGTAAATGCTGGCGGAAACGCAGAAATTTATGCAACTGAATATGTGAAAGCCAACGTTAAGGCAGGAGGAGAGGTATTGGTATATGGAAATCCATTGAAAATGGATGAAAAAACCGTATTTGGCGGAAAAATAAAAAGAGTGAACTGA
- a CDS encoding cation diffusion facilitator family transporter: MGHHHHHGHSHSHDSLKGRNLLISILLNIAITVSQVIGGIISGSLALLSDALHNFSDVLSLIISYVATLLGRKKASKNKTFGYKRAEILAAFINAATLMVVAVILMIEAVERFFEPQEIESSLVIWLSLIAILGNGFSVLLLKKNADENMNMKSAYLHLLTDMMASVAVLVGGLLMKFFQIYWVDAALTMAIGIYLIYMGYDLLKESTKVLMLFTPKSIVVKEIVESICTIDPVKNVHHVHIWQLNEEEIHLEAHIDFKEDIKLSEFDEILEKIEEHVYHKHGINHVNIQPEFDKCDSKSVIVQD, from the coding sequence ATGGGGCACCATCACCACCATGGTCACTCACATTCTCACGATAGTCTTAAAGGAAGAAACTTATTAATTTCCATTCTTCTCAACATAGCCATAACCGTTTCTCAGGTAATTGGCGGTATTATTTCTGGCAGTCTTGCCTTGTTATCAGATGCACTTCATAATTTTAGTGATGTTCTTTCCTTAATAATAAGTTATGTGGCTACCCTGTTGGGACGTAAAAAGGCTTCTAAGAACAAAACATTTGGTTACAAACGAGCTGAAATTTTAGCAGCCTTTATTAATGCGGCAACATTGATGGTCGTTGCAGTCATTTTGATGATTGAGGCGGTAGAACGGTTTTTTGAACCTCAGGAAATTGAATCGAGTCTTGTTATTTGGTTGTCTTTGATTGCTATTTTAGGAAATGGGTTCAGTGTGCTTTTGTTAAAGAAGAATGCTGATGAAAATATGAATATGAAATCAGCCTATCTTCATTTGTTAACGGATATGATGGCTTCTGTTGCTGTACTTGTAGGCGGATTATTGATGAAATTTTTCCAAATATATTGGGTTGACGCTGCCTTGACCATGGCCATTGGCATATACCTGATTTATATGGGGTATGATTTATTAAAAGAATCTACAAAAGTGTTGATGTTGTTCACTCCAAAAAGCATTGTTGTTAAAGAAATTGTTGAATCTATTTGTACCATAGACCCAGTTAAAAACGTGCATCATGTTCATATTTGGCAGCTTAATGAAGAAGAAATACATTTAGAGGCTCATATCGATTTTAAGGAAGATATTAAGCTTTCTGAGTTTGATGAAATATTGGAAAAAATAGAGGAACATGTATACCATAAACACGGAATCAACCATGTTAACATTCAGCCAGAGTTTGATAAATGTGATTCTAAAAGCGTAATCGTACAAGATTGA
- a CDS encoding cupin domain-containing protein, with product MTLNKENYFEDKIENNAVIIKPRQGEKLELNSISITFKITSEISNDQLGVYEILLPPMCIGAKLHYHRFMDETFIINEGVLTIQVGNKEYLVGPGAVVYVPRFTAHGFKNDSNEAVRLTLIFNPSQKREGFFRGLYETLNEVPVNPEKYLKLYNKYDSFPVDTSNMIPLRE from the coding sequence ATGACCTTAAATAAAGAAAACTACTTTGAAGACAAAATTGAAAACAACGCAGTTATAATTAAGCCCCGGCAAGGAGAAAAATTAGAACTGAACAGTATTTCAATAACATTTAAGATTACCAGTGAAATCTCTAATGATCAATTGGGTGTTTACGAGATTTTGCTTCCTCCTATGTGCATTGGTGCAAAACTGCATTACCACAGGTTTATGGATGAAACATTTATCATTAACGAAGGCGTTTTAACAATACAGGTTGGCAATAAAGAATATCTTGTTGGACCAGGAGCAGTTGTATATGTCCCAAGATTTACTGCTCACGGATTTAAAAATGACTCAAATGAAGCTGTAAGGTTGACGTTGATTTTCAATCCATCTCAAAAAAGAGAAGGTTTTTTTAGGGGTCTATACGAAACCTTAAATGAAGTTCCCGTTAATCCAGAAAAATACCTAAAGCTCTACAATAAATACGATAGTTTTCCAGTAGATACTTCAAATATGATACCTTTAAGAGAATAA
- the rpiB gene encoding ribose 5-phosphate isomerase B has protein sequence MKIAIGNDHAGTDYKLAIIGLLKSKGIEVINYGTDGTDSVDYPDFAHPVATDVEEGKVDLGIVICGSGNGASMTINKHQKVRGALCWTKEITALAREHNDANVLSLPARFIALQQALEMVETFLSTEFEGGRHERRVEKIACR, from the coding sequence ATGAAAATAGCAATAGGGAATGACCACGCGGGCACGGATTACAAATTAGCCATTATTGGTCTATTAAAATCTAAAGGTATTGAAGTTATTAATTATGGTACCGATGGCACTGACAGCGTAGATTATCCAGATTTTGCACATCCCGTTGCAACGGATGTTGAAGAAGGTAAGGTTGACCTTGGTATTGTAATATGCGGTAGTGGAAACGGTGCAAGTATGACGATAAATAAACACCAAAAAGTTAGAGGAGCGCTTTGTTGGACAAAGGAGATAACAGCACTGGCAAGAGAACATAATGATGCGAATGTTTTAAGTCTTCCTGCACGTTTTATTGCCTTACAACAAGCTTTGGAAATGGTTGAAACTTTTTTGAGTACGGAATTTGAAGGGGGACGACACGAAAGAAGAGTCGAAAAAATAGCCTGTAGATAG
- a CDS encoding nuclear transport factor 2 family protein, translated as MKQVILLTISQFFLLTSFVKAQTKQDSLDIKQAALDYIESQHNVKPEQFERSAHPRMVKRTFWTNKKTGKEYLRETFTDAMVLLAETYNQDGTKFPDNPKKEVIILDVFDKTASVKLIADKWIDYMHIVKLNGKWQIVNVLWQFNDSGEH; from the coding sequence ATGAAACAAGTTATTCTTCTTACCATATCTCAATTTTTCTTATTGACATCTTTTGTTAAAGCTCAAACCAAGCAAGACTCTTTGGACATTAAACAAGCAGCATTAGACTATATTGAATCTCAACATAATGTAAAACCCGAACAATTTGAACGTTCTGCTCATCCAAGAATGGTCAAAAGGACTTTTTGGACAAATAAAAAAACGGGGAAAGAATATTTGAGGGAAACTTTTACAGATGCAATGGTTTTACTGGCGGAAACATACAATCAAGACGGAACCAAATTTCCTGACAACCCAAAAAAAGAAGTCATTATACTTGATGTTTTTGACAAAACAGCTTCAGTAAAGCTAATAGCGGACAAATGGATTGATTATATGCACATTGTAAAACTGAATGGAAAGTGGCAAATTGTAAATGTACTTTGGCAGTTTAACGATTCCGGAGAACATTGA
- a CDS encoding sigma-70 family RNA polymerase sigma factor, whose protein sequence is MKNYQKILFPYAYNILGSVEDAKDAVQDVLTKHISIEKKHFENETGYLVKSVINQSINIKNRKRKIASYKIWLPEPISTEKTDDNIKREEIISYSMLVLLENLTPKERAVYILKIAFSYSHKEIAEVISLSIENSRKILSRAKAKLTNHTIDCDRGRPSDSSSYMDNYVQTIKNGDVRRLEKMLSEDILLYADGGEDIKVVRELTIGKKATIDLLLYVFKTYQKSLSIKTTEINHQPALLFFKDKTLINCQVFDLKGDKTHRIFSVIDPNKLKSLSL, encoded by the coding sequence TTGAAAAATTATCAGAAAATACTATTCCCTTATGCCTATAACATTTTAGGTTCGGTTGAAGATGCCAAAGACGCAGTACAAGATGTTTTAACGAAGCACATTTCCATCGAAAAAAAGCATTTTGAAAATGAAACTGGGTATTTGGTTAAATCTGTCATAAACCAATCCATAAACATTAAGAATAGGAAAAGAAAAATTGCATCATATAAAATATGGCTTCCTGAACCTATATCCACCGAAAAAACAGATGATAATATTAAGAGAGAGGAGATTATATCTTACTCTATGCTTGTTTTATTGGAAAACCTTACTCCAAAAGAAAGAGCGGTTTATATACTAAAAATAGCTTTTAGCTACTCACATAAAGAAATCGCAGAAGTCATTTCGCTCTCCATTGAGAATTCTAGAAAAATTTTAAGCCGGGCAAAGGCCAAGTTGACCAACCATACTATAGATTGTGATAGAGGCCGTCCTTCTGATTCGTCTTCCTATATGGATAATTACGTGCAAACCATTAAAAACGGAGATGTAAGACGTTTGGAGAAAATGCTCTCGGAAGATATCTTGTTGTATGCAGATGGTGGTGAAGACATCAAAGTGGTAAGAGAGCTCACCATCGGCAAAAAAGCAACTATTGACCTATTGCTTTACGTCTTCAAAACATACCAAAAATCTCTATCTATAAAAACCACAGAAATCAACCATCAGCCGGCATTGTTATTCTTTAAGGATAAAACCTTAATCAACTGCCAGGTGTTTGATCTAAAAGGAGATAAAACACACCGTATATTTTCTGTTATTGACCCCAATAAATTAAAATCACTTTCGCTATAA
- the folB gene encoding dihydroneopterin aldolase: MGKIRVNNIRVHSNHGCLKEEMLIGSDYRVDLEIHANLSKPSQSDKLSETVDYVHLNNIVKEEMAIRSNLLEHVAKRIVDRIFLELTMVDKAEVEVSKINPPMGGDVESVSVKVEYSR, from the coding sequence GTGGGGAAAATTAGAGTAAACAATATTAGGGTACACTCCAACCATGGGTGTCTTAAAGAAGAGATGTTGATTGGCAGTGATTATCGTGTAGATTTGGAAATCCATGCCAACCTATCCAAACCTTCCCAATCTGACAAGCTTTCCGAGACGGTAGATTATGTTCATTTAAACAACATTGTTAAAGAAGAAATGGCAATCCGTTCTAACCTTTTAGAGCATGTTGCCAAAAGAATTGTTGATAGGATTTTTTTAGAACTCACAATGGTCGATAAAGCCGAGGTGGAAGTATCAAAAATTAACCCACCGATGGGTGGTGATGTAGAAAGTGTTTCGGTGAAAGTAGAATATTCTCGATAA
- a CDS encoding FMN-dependent NADH-azoreductase has translation MRRLLRIDCSSRIIGSHSRALADCFEKNWEKANPNGEVVYLDLAKKQIPHIQNQTIEGFYTPIEQFSLENKKATALSDKLIEELRLVDDVLISSPLYNLNIPSNLKAYLDHVVRVGHTFNVNENGYYGLLKNKSAFLVTVKGGTYKGTFMEQYDFQEPYLVAILGHMGIKTQEIFSLEGSSNAKLLEHNKIIVQNSIDQSFKKQNNDLK, from the coding sequence ATGAGAAGATTATTAAGAATAGATTGTAGTTCTAGAATTATTGGCTCGCATTCAAGGGCATTAGCTGATTGTTTTGAGAAAAACTGGGAAAAAGCAAACCCCAATGGAGAAGTTGTTTACCTCGATTTAGCAAAAAAACAAATCCCGCATATACAAAACCAAACGATAGAGGGTTTTTATACTCCTATTGAGCAATTCTCTCTTGAAAACAAAAAAGCCACTGCTTTATCAGATAAATTAATTGAAGAATTAAGGCTTGTAGATGATGTTTTAATCAGTAGCCCCTTGTACAATTTGAACATTCCATCCAACCTAAAGGCCTATTTGGACCATGTGGTAAGAGTTGGGCATACTTTTAACGTCAATGAAAATGGGTATTATGGGTTATTAAAAAATAAGTCTGCCTTTTTGGTAACGGTAAAAGGAGGTACATACAAAGGCACTTTTATGGAACAATATGATTTTCAAGAACCTTACCTCGTGGCAATTCTTGGGCATATGGGAATAAAGACCCAAGAAATATTTTCACTTGAAGGTTCTAGCAATGCCAAATTACTGGAGCACAACAAAATCATAGTTCAAAACAGTATTGATCAATCATTCAAAAAACAAAACAATGACCTTAAATAA
- a CDS encoding LysE family translocator: MIEDIQTAIPLGFLLSFMIGPVFFVLLETSAIKGFRAGVSFNIGVIIADVVFLLIAYFSSFQLLENLSNQPGLFVFGGMILLIYGIVIFIKKASKKDNVKVSTGTYLSLIVKGFLLNFINIGVLVFWLGLIVIVGPSLDNNPNRIVIFFGTVIIVYFITDLFKILLAKQLKRYLTQERIVLIKKGLGVVLIVCGIVLITKGFLPKEKFNIKDGIERISE, encoded by the coding sequence ATGATTGAAGACATTCAAACGGCTATTCCATTAGGATTTCTATTAAGTTTTATGATAGGGCCTGTTTTCTTTGTCTTGTTGGAAACCAGCGCCATAAAAGGCTTTAGAGCGGGAGTAAGTTTTAATATAGGAGTTATTATCGCTGATGTAGTTTTTTTACTGATAGCGTATTTCAGTAGTTTTCAATTATTGGAAAACTTAAGCAATCAACCGGGCCTATTCGTTTTTGGTGGAATGATTTTGTTGATATATGGTATCGTTATATTCATTAAAAAAGCATCAAAGAAAGACAATGTAAAAGTTTCAACAGGAACCTATTTAAGCCTTATTGTGAAGGGATTCCTATTAAATTTCATCAATATTGGGGTGCTTGTTTTTTGGTTGGGACTGATTGTAATTGTAGGTCCCAGTTTAGATAATAATCCCAATAGAATAGTCATTTTCTTTGGAACGGTTATAATTGTTTATTTTATAACAGACCTGTTCAAAATACTGCTGGCCAAACAGCTTAAAAGATATTTGACACAAGAAAGGATTGTACTAATTAAGAAGGGACTGGGAGTAGTATTGATCGTATGTGGAATAGTGTTGATAACAAAAGGTTTTCTACCCAAGGAAAAATTCAATATCAAAGATGGTATTGAAAGAATAAGCGAATAA
- the dcm gene encoding DNA (cytosine-5-)-methyltransferase produces the protein MQQLKVCELFAGVGGFRLGLEKTGHYNVVWSNQWEPSTKAQHASLVYEAKFGPKNHSNVNIEEVPTSEVPDHDILVGGFPCQDYSVATTLKNSKGLIGKKGVLWWSIHRILSEKKIKPKYLFLENVDRLLKSPSNQRGRDFAVMLRSLNDLGYAVEWRVINAADYGMPQRRRRVFFLGYHKSTAIYKKFKSSPPKEWLLEQGVISSAFPTQSAVQNMDSFFLEENLVSLSDSFNSDKGLSPFLNSGVCIDGKVSTLKSSPSYGENRTVLSDVLENGSASENLFIPEGDLPKWQYLKGGKKEIRKTKAGFEYNYSEGSMVFPDALDQPSRTIITGEGGKSPSRFKHVVQTSAGLRRLSPVELERLNMFPDNHTKLDGISDTKRAFFMGNALVVGVVEQMGNALFQKIKNLEKQFQS, from the coding sequence ATGCAACAACTAAAAGTGTGCGAGCTTTTTGCTGGTGTGGGCGGGTTTCGATTGGGTTTAGAAAAGACAGGCCATTACAATGTGGTTTGGAGCAATCAATGGGAGCCTTCTACAAAAGCACAACATGCTTCTTTAGTTTATGAAGCTAAGTTTGGCCCTAAAAATCATTCCAACGTCAATATTGAAGAAGTACCTACTTCTGAGGTGCCTGATCATGATATTTTAGTGGGCGGTTTTCCCTGCCAGGATTATTCCGTAGCCACCACGCTTAAAAATTCCAAAGGGCTTATTGGGAAAAAAGGAGTGCTCTGGTGGTCCATTCATCGTATTCTCTCAGAAAAAAAAATAAAGCCCAAATACCTTTTTTTGGAAAATGTTGACCGACTTCTTAAATCCCCGTCCAATCAAAGAGGTCGAGATTTTGCAGTAATGCTTAGAAGTCTAAACGATTTGGGTTATGCGGTGGAATGGAGGGTAATCAATGCCGCTGATTATGGCATGCCCCAGCGCAGGAGAAGAGTGTTTTTCTTGGGGTACCATAAATCAACGGCCATATATAAAAAATTTAAAAGTTCACCTCCTAAAGAGTGGTTGCTTGAACAGGGTGTTATCTCATCAGCTTTTCCAACCCAAAGCGCAGTGCAAAACATGGATTCTTTTTTCCTTGAGGAAAATCTAGTGTCTTTATCTGATTCTTTTAATTCTGATAAAGGTCTTTCTCCTTTCTTAAATTCAGGTGTTTGCATTGATGGTAAAGTCTCTACTTTAAAATCAAGTCCCTCTTATGGTGAGAATCGGACGGTTCTTTCTGATGTTTTGGAAAATGGTTCCGCAAGTGAAAACTTATTTATTCCTGAAGGCGACTTGCCTAAATGGCAATATCTAAAAGGGGGAAAGAAAGAAATTCGTAAAACCAAAGCTGGTTTTGAATATAATTACAGTGAGGGCAGTATGGTGTTTCCTGATGCCCTTGATCAACCTTCCAGAACAATAATAACCGGTGAGGGCGGTAAATCCCCGTCCCGGTTTAAGCACGTAGTCCAAACCTCTGCAGGGCTCCGAAGACTTTCTCCTGTTGAATTGGAACGGTTGAACATGTTTCCTGACAATCACACCAAATTGGATGGCATATCCGATACCAAAAGAGCTTTTTTTATGGGCAATGCGCTAGTGGTGGGTGTCGTGGAACAAATGGGCAATGCCTTGTTCCAGAAAATAAAAAACCTTGAAAAGCAATTTCAAAGCTGA
- a CDS encoding type IX secretion system membrane protein PorP/SprF — MLKKLYTSIFILSLTISVTAQELTIPQLSQYIADNPFLMSPTYAGIGDHIKVRLNGLTQWVGIEDAPDTQTLAADARIGNRSGIGMLMYNDSNGETKQRGARVSFAHHLILNRYDDIFLSFGISYNFNQFRIDVENFRDNNGQLPTDDKSTTNHNFDLGFLYRLNKFYITLNASNILNKDLEQFNPVFEPNTLRNYYAYAGYSISKNKNSKLEIEPSVFFQWFESDGRSVTDLNAKFRFHDFEDYYYVGLTYRFLNDQVGKPLYIAPIAGLKKSDFYFGYSYQVITNEILGYSSGTHVLTVGLDLFQGISNCRCMY; from the coding sequence ATGTTAAAAAAACTTTATACCTCAATCTTTATACTCTCGCTAACCATTAGCGTTACAGCCCAGGAGTTGACCATTCCGCAGCTTTCTCAATACATTGCGGACAATCCTTTTTTAATGTCTCCAACCTATGCGGGTATTGGAGATCATATTAAGGTTCGTTTAAATGGGTTGACCCAGTGGGTAGGTATTGAGGATGCCCCAGACACACAAACATTGGCGGCAGATGCCCGAATAGGAAATAGGTCTGGGATTGGCATGCTTATGTATAATGATAGTAATGGGGAAACCAAGCAGAGAGGGGCAAGGGTTTCTTTTGCCCATCATCTAATTTTGAACAGATATGATGATATTTTTCTTTCTTTTGGCATCTCTTACAATTTCAATCAATTCAGAATTGATGTAGAAAACTTTAGGGATAACAACGGTCAACTTCCCACAGATGATAAATCCACGACCAATCACAATTTCGACCTAGGTTTTTTATATCGTTTGAACAAGTTCTATATCACTCTAAACGCATCCAACATTCTAAATAAGGATTTAGAACAATTTAATCCTGTTTTTGAGCCAAATACGTTACGTAACTATTATGCATATGCGGGTTATAGTATTTCTAAAAACAAAAACAGCAAACTAGAAATAGAGCCTTCTGTCTTTTTTCAATGGTTTGAAAGTGATGGCCGTTCCGTAACTGACCTGAACGCAAAGTTTCGATTCCATGATTTTGAGGACTACTACTATGTTGGTCTTACCTATCGTTTCCTAAATGATCAAGTTGGAAAGCCATTATATATTGCTCCAATAGCAGGTCTAAAAAAGAGCGATTTTTACTTTGGTTATTCTTACCAAGTAATTACAAATGAGATTTTAGGCTACAGTTCTGGTACTCACGTTCTAACTGTGGGTCTGGACCTTTTTCAAGGTATAAGTAATTGTAGGTGTATGTACTAA